One region of Hydrogenobaculum sp. Y04AAS1 genomic DNA includes:
- a CDS encoding ferritin-like domain-containing protein, with translation MDNKTIVEYLNYNISLEHSAIIQYLFHAYTINDEGLENKLEEIAREEMKHLRMFAHKVVELNGIPAIDKRAQVFLEAPTLQDLLELDIEAESMAIEEYSKQLSNIEDKSIKKIFERIIDDENSHLHIFKDLQKKVLETSKEFGENPILDENKLKIVSTLNTFLQKQYQTILETLYQSFVTRHKDMSLSDELEQRAIDKMKHMGWIAEEISEKGQKPNFSLPNNVNMLENKDEIIAYQIKDQETASNQIKAIESGVEDSDLKWILDRISRREIHYKDLEAFLENPKTKEEDIAKVVNALTVGSLFKKH, from the coding sequence ATGGATAACAAAACAATCGTAGAATACCTAAATTACAACATAAGCTTAGAGCATTCTGCTATTATCCAATACTTATTTCACGCTTACACAATAAACGATGAAGGCTTAGAAAACAAACTCGAAGAGATAGCAAGAGAGGAGATGAAACACCTTCGCATGTTTGCCCATAAAGTAGTAGAGCTTAACGGTATACCAGCTATAGACAAAAGGGCCCAAGTATTTTTGGAAGCCCCTACGCTTCAAGATTTGCTTGAGCTTGATATAGAAGCTGAGAGCATGGCCATAGAAGAGTATTCAAAACAACTAAGCAATATAGAAGATAAAAGCATAAAAAAGATATTTGAAAGGATTATAGATGATGAAAACTCACATCTACATATTTTCAAAGATCTTCAGAAAAAGGTATTAGAAACATCAAAAGAGTTTGGGGAAAATCCTATTTTAGATGAAAACAAACTAAAGATAGTAAGCACATTAAATACATTTTTGCAAAAACAATATCAGACTATATTAGAAACCTTATATCAGTCTTTTGTAACAAGACACAAAGATATGTCTTTGAGCGATGAGTTAGAACAAAGAGCTATAGATAAAATGAAACATATGGGCTGGATAGCCGAAGAGATATCAGAAAAAGGTCAAAAACCAAACTTTTCTTTGCCAAACAATGTAAACATGCTTGAAAATAAAGATGAGATAATAGCCTATCAGATAAAAGATCAAGAAACAGCTTCCAATCAAATAAAAGCTATAGAAAGTGGTGTAGAAGATTCCGATCTAAAATGGATTTTAGATAGAATATCAAGAAGAGAGATACACTATAAAGACTTAGAAGCTTTCTTAGAAAATCCAAAAACAAAAGAAGAAGATATAGCAAAAGTTGTAAATGCTCTAACGGTGGGAAGTTTATTTAAGAAACATTGA
- a CDS encoding family 1 encapsulin nanocompartment shell protein, with amino-acid sequence MNFLHREESPLTAQEWQTIDNIVVNTARNHLVGRRFIELTQALDPAIQSVAYDTIPSLDNGACGLFGDKECGIAKIKSRKFLPIPQIYKDFKIHWRDIETSRKLNIPLDVSVVALATREVALAEDRFIFHGDSEIGYPGLLNVEGRSIIKNKNFDEEGGIFKTALACVETLVEKGFSKNLAYILNPKDYTKAFRIYGNSGVLEITHIKELFDVGVFTSHAVDEGKTIAVATGVENMDIFLVQDMISAFIDYENMDYYFRVFEILAFRIKNPSAVVTTE; translated from the coding sequence ATGAACTTTTTGCATAGAGAAGAAAGCCCACTAACAGCTCAAGAGTGGCAAACAATAGACAACATCGTGGTAAATACCGCTAGAAACCACTTAGTAGGTAGAAGGTTTATAGAGCTAACCCAAGCTCTCGATCCAGCTATTCAATCGGTGGCCTACGATACTATACCAAGCTTAGATAATGGAGCTTGTGGGCTTTTTGGGGACAAAGAATGCGGTATAGCCAAAATAAAATCAAGAAAATTTTTACCTATCCCCCAGATTTACAAAGACTTTAAGATACACTGGAGAGACATAGAAACCAGTAGAAAATTAAATATACCCTTGGATGTAAGCGTAGTGGCTTTGGCAACAAGAGAAGTGGCTTTGGCAGAGGATAGGTTTATATTCCATGGAGATAGCGAGATTGGGTATCCTGGGCTTTTAAATGTAGAAGGAAGAAGTATAATTAAAAACAAAAACTTTGACGAGGAAGGCGGTATATTTAAAACAGCTTTAGCTTGCGTGGAAACGCTGGTAGAAAAAGGTTTTAGCAAGAACTTAGCCTATATTTTAAATCCAAAAGACTATACAAAGGCTTTTAGGATATATGGGAACAGCGGTGTACTGGAAATAACGCATATAAAAGAACTTTTTGATGTAGGAGTTTTCACAAGCCATGCTGTTGATGAGGGTAAAACCATAGCGGTTGCCACTGGTGTTGAAAATATGGATATATTTTTAGTACAAGATATGATAAGCGCTTTTATAGATTATGAGAATATGGATTATTACTTTAGAGTGTTTGAGATTTTGGCTTTTAGAATAAAAAATCCATCAGCGGTAGTCACTACAGAATAA
- a CDS encoding ATP-binding protein: protein MKYLPIGIQTFEKIRNSNYYYVDKTMFVKKLENGGYYFLSRPRRFGKSLFLDTLKEAFSGNKELFKGLYLYDNWDWEKKYPVVKISFASGNIRTSDILLDLMTSQVNRISEKEQINLKEKRPSQMFLELIQKLYEKYTQKVVVLIDEYDKPILDAIENIEIARENREILKDFYSVLKDADPYLKLVFLTGVSRFSKVSIFSGLNQLQDITLNEEFSTVCGYTQSELESVFSDRLKDFDKEKIKQWYNGYAWLGESVYNPFDILLLFSEKRFRAFWFETGTPTFLIKMFMKNRYYIPELENLEVGDEILSNLDVDNIKIENLLFQAGYLTIKEFLEEDGVYILSYPNLEVRKSLNNALLIYLDFDASRITKTELNIKQILKEKDIDKLKDAIYTFFASIPHDWYRKNDIASYEGFYASIVYALFNGAGLNVIAEDNTNKGQIDLSVFNQDSVYIIEFKVVEDKEEGKALKQIKEKRYYEKYKSKYNDIYLIGIEFSKKDKNIVGFEWGKVSTFYI from the coding sequence ATGAAATATTTACCTATTGGCATACAAACGTTTGAGAAAATAAGAAACAGCAACTACTATTATGTAGACAAGACAATGTTTGTTAAAAAATTAGAAAATGGTGGGTATTATTTTCTATCTCGCCCAAGAAGGTTTGGTAAATCCCTTTTTCTTGACACACTAAAAGAAGCCTTTTCTGGCAACAAAGAACTTTTTAAAGGGCTTTATCTATACGATAATTGGGATTGGGAGAAAAAATACCCGGTGGTAAAAATAAGCTTTGCAAGTGGAAATATAAGAACTTCAGATATTTTATTGGATCTAATGACATCTCAAGTAAATAGGATATCAGAAAAAGAACAGATAAACTTAAAAGAAAAGCGTCCAAGCCAAATGTTTTTAGAACTTATCCAAAAACTATACGAAAAATACACTCAAAAAGTAGTAGTACTAATAGATGAATACGATAAACCGATATTGGATGCTATAGAAAATATCGAGATAGCAAGAGAAAATAGAGAGATACTTAAAGATTTTTATTCGGTGTTAAAAGATGCTGATCCTTATCTAAAACTTGTATTCCTAACAGGTGTATCAAGATTTTCGAAAGTATCAATCTTTAGTGGATTAAACCAGCTTCAAGATATCACTTTAAATGAAGAGTTTTCAACAGTATGCGGTTATACCCAATCTGAGCTTGAAAGTGTGTTTTCCGATAGACTAAAGGATTTTGATAAAGAAAAGATAAAACAGTGGTACAACGGCTATGCTTGGCTTGGAGAGAGCGTTTACAATCCTTTTGATATACTCCTTCTTTTTTCAGAAAAAAGGTTTAGAGCCTTTTGGTTTGAGACAGGAACACCTACATTTCTTATTAAGATGTTTATGAAAAACAGATACTACATCCCAGAGCTTGAGAACCTTGAAGTAGGAGATGAGATTTTATCAAACCTTGATGTGGATAACATAAAGATAGAAAATCTTTTGTTTCAAGCTGGTTATCTTACAATAAAAGAGTTTTTAGAAGAAGATGGGGTGTATATACTATCTTATCCAAACTTAGAAGTAAGAAAAAGTTTAAACAACGCTCTTCTTATATATTTAGATTTTGATGCTAGTAGGATAACCAAAACAGAGCTTAATATAAAGCAAATTCTTAAAGAGAAAGATATAGACAAACTAAAAGATGCTATATACACATTTTTTGCCAGCATACCCCATGATTGGTATAGGAAAAACGATATAGCATCATACGAGGGTTTTTACGCATCTATTGTGTATGCTCTTTTTAACGGAGCAGGGCTAAATGTGATAGCAGAAGACAACACCAACAAAGGCCAGATAGATTTAAGTGTCTTTAACCAGGACAGCGTTTATATAATAGAGTTTAAAGTGGTAGAAGACAAAGAAGAAGGAAAAGCTTTAAAACAGATAAAAGAAAAAAGGTATTATGAAAAGTATAAGAGCAAATATAATGATATATACCTAATAGGAATAGAGTTTAGCAAAAAAGATAAAAACATTGTGGGTTTTGAGTGGGGGAAAGTTTCAACTTTTTACATTTAA
- a CDS encoding sensor domain-containing diguanylate cyclase gives MPSQKVLLNLLPPPPPPPPITFDARACPGYDLIENAAVEDDIKKELHKAHERIHCAAKYFYKLIEQGDIDNLYDIYWNIEYLGILIITTVALHKLKDQNEFYKTFFEGHSIPMLFVDIDTYSIVDANKAALMFYGYTKEEITSLKNWDINILGEEKMKELVHKAKHKELNFFKFKHRLKSGEIRDVEVYSSPVRLNGKTYLLSIINDITKEERTRRVLEIFKEIENLGITSDNEDIFFEKLLDVLEKEDMFKDVCILIRHKGTDDTISSSKTRLEDIGESLSSYIIHILKNGDTYGSIRLYSKKENYFDEYQEILLNLKDKIEHTLNTIELKKKLDYQNKLVKSIIQNTKIGVLVFDMDGVYYANDYFFELLGYDFDELKALTIFDILSPIHVKDLIDAFANKMPILSQEFHVFKKDNKILFVKGTLDFIRNPENKDNAVFTFVDITKEKELSELLLKQSIEDTLTGIYNRRYLKDKLERHVNLAKRYERPLSVIMFDIDFFKHINDTFGHDVGDKVLIAISKVVSENIRNTDIFARYGGEEFIIVAPETTKEDAKILAEKLRSLIRNLHFEEGINVTCSFGVVSLEKPDTKETLLKRVDNALYEAKRTGRNRVVVL, from the coding sequence ATGCCATCACAAAAGGTTTTATTGAACTTACTCCCCCCCCCCCCCCCCCCCCCCCCCATAACTTTTGACGCTCGCGCTTGTCCTGGATACGATCTTATAGAAAATGCAGCAGTAGAAGATGATATAAAAAAAGAGCTTCACAAAGCTCACGAGAGGATTCATTGTGCAGCTAAATATTTTTACAAGCTTATAGAACAAGGTGATATCGACAATCTTTACGATATATACTGGAATATAGAATATCTAGGCATCTTGATAATAACAACCGTAGCTCTTCACAAGTTAAAAGATCAAAATGAATTTTACAAGACATTTTTTGAAGGACACAGTATACCCATGCTTTTTGTGGATATAGATACTTATTCTATAGTGGATGCAAACAAAGCAGCCCTTATGTTTTATGGTTATACCAAAGAAGAGATTACGTCTTTGAAAAATTGGGATATAAACATACTTGGCGAAGAAAAGATGAAAGAACTTGTTCACAAAGCAAAACATAAAGAGCTAAACTTCTTTAAGTTTAAGCACAGATTAAAATCTGGCGAGATAAGAGATGTGGAAGTTTATTCATCCCCTGTTCGTCTAAATGGCAAAACTTACTTACTTTCAATAATAAACGATATTACAAAAGAAGAGAGAACAAGAAGAGTCTTGGAGATATTTAAAGAGATAGAAAATCTTGGCATTACATCTGATAACGAAGATATATTTTTTGAAAAGCTTTTAGATGTGCTTGAAAAAGAGGATATGTTTAAAGATGTATGTATATTGATAAGGCACAAGGGCACCGATGATACGATATCTTCATCAAAGACACGCCTTGAGGACATAGGAGAATCTTTATCCTCTTATATCATACATATATTAAAAAATGGTGATACATACGGTTCTATCAGGCTATACTCCAAAAAAGAAAATTACTTCGATGAGTATCAAGAAATCTTGCTAAATTTGAAAGATAAAATAGAGCATACGCTAAATACCATAGAACTAAAGAAAAAATTAGATTATCAGAACAAGCTTGTTAAAAGTATCATCCAGAATACCAAGATAGGCGTTTTGGTATTTGATATGGATGGTGTTTATTATGCAAATGACTACTTTTTTGAGCTTTTAGGATACGATTTTGATGAGCTAAAAGCTTTAACCATATTTGATATATTATCACCTATTCATGTAAAAGACCTTATAGATGCTTTTGCAAACAAAATGCCTATACTTTCACAGGAGTTCCATGTTTTTAAAAAAGACAATAAAATACTTTTTGTAAAAGGGACTTTAGATTTTATCAGAAATCCTGAAAACAAAGACAACGCTGTTTTCACATTTGTTGATATTACCAAGGAAAAAGAGTTGTCTGAGCTATTGTTAAAACAATCCATTGAAGATACTCTTACAGGAATTTACAACAGAAGGTATCTTAAAGATAAATTAGAAAGGCATGTAAATTTGGCAAAAAGATACGAAAGACCACTTAGTGTTATTATGTTTGATATAGATTTTTTCAAGCATATAAACGATACTTTTGGTCACGATGTGGGTGATAAGGTGCTGATAGCTATTTCAAAAGTGGTATCAGAGAACATAAGAAATACCGATATCTTTGCAAGATACGGCGGTGAGGAGTTTATCATTGTAGCTCCAGAGACTACAAAAGAAGATGCCAAAATATTAGCTGAAAAACTAAGAAGTCTTATAAGAAATCTTCATTTTGAAGAAGGGATCAACGTAACTTGCTCTTTTGGCGTGGTGTCGTTAGAAAAGCCCGATACAAAAGAAACGCTTTTAAAACGTGTTGATAATGCTCTTTACGAGGCCAAAAGAACTGGAAGGAACAGGGTGGTAGTATTGTAG
- a CDS encoding GAF domain-containing protein, giving the protein MIDFRVCPHDTQQGLDKWLNIAKKIKEIFGQEVELKPFKNFSEEEALCSIDDFKPDIYYASFDISLLLLEKHYKLIGRFKNKNDVFLVIGLKGKDINYQNVKTVSIPDKAIAFYILDKLNLYDKEVILLDSFDDMMEFLLNEKADIGIFYKDYYDELGQDIKDNLKIIEKLDLDVGHYFLISEEFYEKNKDNINKLIGLLDLEEVSNEDFNKIKEYSKSGKILRDLVIHKILVKSLQDINHLIVSAKTEEELFNQICQSLVDKNHLKFVWIGKKDKEFIKPVCKCGKDDGYVDNLVISTRADVPEGRGPVGTTYRENEIVINENTLVSEFTKPWKDELLKRDIYSSLSIPVEKSGEVYAVITVYSTTPFMFKKEFLIIFEELKRDISFALNKIEEEKLLKEFALLVSQDEGYRLLTKEEYKEFIEKKKKAKRLI; this is encoded by the coding sequence ATGATTGACTTTAGGGTTTGTCCCCATGATACACAACAAGGACTTGACAAATGGCTTAACATAGCTAAAAAGATAAAGGAAATCTTTGGTCAAGAAGTAGAGCTTAAGCCTTTTAAAAACTTTAGCGAAGAAGAGGCTTTGTGCTCTATAGATGACTTTAAACCAGATATCTATTATGCAAGTTTTGATATTTCATTGCTGCTTTTAGAAAAACATTACAAACTTATCGGTAGGTTTAAAAACAAAAACGATGTTTTTTTGGTTATTGGATTAAAAGGAAAAGATATAAACTATCAAAATGTAAAAACCGTATCCATTCCAGATAAAGCAATAGCTTTTTATATTTTAGACAAACTAAATCTTTATGATAAAGAGGTTATTCTCCTTGATTCTTTTGATGATATGATGGAGTTTCTTCTTAACGAAAAAGCAGATATAGGGATTTTTTATAAAGATTATTATGACGAATTGGGACAAGATATCAAGGACAATCTAAAAATCATAGAAAAGTTAGATTTGGATGTAGGTCACTATTTTTTGATATCAGAAGAGTTTTACGAAAAGAATAAGGACAATATAAATAAACTTATTGGGCTTTTAGATTTAGAAGAAGTCTCCAATGAAGATTTCAACAAGATAAAAGAATATTCTAAATCTGGAAAAATACTCAGAGATCTCGTTATTCATAAAATTCTTGTAAAAAGCTTGCAAGACATCAACCATTTAATTGTTTCTGCAAAAACGGAAGAGGAGCTATTTAATCAGATCTGCCAAAGCCTTGTGGATAAAAATCATTTAAAATTTGTATGGATTGGGAAAAAAGATAAAGAGTTTATAAAACCAGTATGCAAGTGTGGTAAAGACGATGGGTATGTGGATAATTTGGTGATAAGCACAAGAGCAGATGTTCCGGAAGGAAGAGGTCCGGTTGGGACAACTTACAGGGAAAATGAAATTGTCATCAACGAAAACACGTTAGTATCAGAGTTTACGAAACCTTGGAAAGACGAGCTTTTAAAAAGAGATATATATTCATCCCTATCTATCCCTGTAGAAAAGAGTGGAGAAGTCTATGCGGTAATAACTGTTTATTCAACCACACCTTTTATGTTCAAAAAAGAGTTTTTGATTATTTTTGAGGAGTTAAAAAGAGACATTTCTTTTGCTTTAAATAAAATCGAGGAGGAAAAGCTTTTAAAAGAATTTGCGCTTTTGGTATCTCAGGATGAGGGTTATCGCCTGCTTACAAAAGAAGAATACAAAGAGTTTATAGAAAAGAAGAAAAAAGCCAAAAGATTGATTTAG
- a CDS encoding nitroreductase family protein: MECIDAILGRRAVNFFDSTKDIDLEVLKDIINKAATAPSSYNIQPWEAVLVYTKENKQILKEICNNQPKVEQASADLIVIANPKAAIEHADDIVNSWLELGYITEGNKEAVKSAIVDSYGVKDNVIPEKAKLKAVRDSSLFAMNFMITARCFGFEAHPMDGFNDKRLRDFIKLPDYKIITMVIAIGYKDQNKKLLPRAFRYSFEDFVKLL, encoded by the coding sequence ATGGAATGTATAGATGCTATATTGGGAAGAAGGGCCGTAAACTTTTTTGATTCTACCAAAGATATAGATTTAGAAGTTTTAAAGGATATAATAAATAAAGCTGCAACGGCTCCTTCTTCTTACAACATACAGCCTTGGGAAGCCGTGCTTGTGTACACAAAAGAAAACAAACAAATTTTAAAAGAAATATGCAACAACCAACCAAAGGTAGAACAAGCGTCAGCTGATCTAATAGTAATAGCAAACCCAAAAGCTGCTATTGAGCATGCTGATGATATAGTAAATAGCTGGTTAGAGCTTGGTTATATAACTGAGGGAAATAAAGAAGCTGTGAAAAGTGCTATAGTAGATAGCTATGGTGTTAAGGACAATGTTATACCAGAAAAAGCCAAGCTAAAAGCTGTAAGGGACAGCTCTTTGTTTGCCATGAATTTTATGATAACTGCTAGATGCTTTGGCTTTGAAGCGCATCCGATGGATGGTTTTAATGATAAAAGATTGAGAGATTTTATAAAGCTTCCAGATTATAAGATAATAACCATGGTAATAGCCATAGGCTATAAAGATCAAAACAAAAAACTTTTACCAAGGGCTTTTAGGTACTCTTTTGAAGATTTTGTAAAGCTTTTATAG
- a CDS encoding diguanylate cyclase, whose amino-acid sequence MKSIVLNSLLVFSTLLNIGLVVFILKILRKSEDKTLEKLFSIGFPILIVSKDGNIVKTNDFAASFYGISKEELENKTVFDINTAGKEYLMEFIKRGLENSYQRCLFKHKTKYGEKDVETSVIPITYKGKKHLLCIVEDISEKTHIKTELELKEELLKNIYENAQVCILIYDEEFRILQASPWCFRLLEYKIEELNGKKITDIIVENNESTISVLKPRPYQKIAGVFTLKRANGKPIQAKLITSVIIHQANMLNIATIYDIQEELKQREVYKVLSETDELTKAYNRRFFDEILDALVDAYKNKTAPFSLIIFDIDDFKKINDTYGHDAGDLILKRISELVKANIRQEDIFCRIGGEEFAIILKQIDIFGAYVVSEKLRKIVETTNFTYKDKTIKTTISLGVAEFGKNDTKETLFKKADRALYVSKTSGKNMSYLFFGDFMEV is encoded by the coding sequence ATGAAATCTATCGTTTTAAACAGTTTGTTGGTATTTTCTACTTTGTTAAACATAGGGCTTGTTGTATTTATATTAAAAATATTAAGAAAATCCGAGGATAAAACCTTAGAAAAGCTTTTTAGCATCGGGTTTCCAATACTTATAGTTTCAAAAGATGGTAACATTGTAAAAACTAACGATTTTGCCGCTTCTTTTTATGGAATATCAAAAGAAGAGTTAGAAAATAAAACTGTTTTTGACATAAACACGGCAGGAAAAGAATATCTTATGGAATTTATAAAAAGAGGACTTGAAAACTCTTATCAAAGATGTCTGTTCAAACATAAAACCAAATACGGAGAAAAAGATGTAGAAACCAGTGTAATACCAATAACCTACAAAGGCAAAAAACATCTTCTATGCATAGTAGAAGACATATCAGAGAAGACTCATATAAAAACCGAGCTTGAGTTAAAGGAGGAGTTACTTAAAAATATATATGAAAACGCACAGGTCTGCATATTGATATACGACGAAGAATTCAGGATATTACAAGCCAGTCCATGGTGTTTTAGGCTTTTAGAGTATAAGATAGAAGAGCTTAACGGTAAAAAAATTACAGATATAATAGTAGAAAACAACGAAAGCACTATAAGTGTTTTAAAACCGAGGCCTTATCAAAAAATAGCTGGTGTTTTTACGCTCAAAAGAGCAAACGGCAAACCCATACAAGCAAAATTAATAACATCGGTAATCATTCATCAAGCAAACATGCTAAACATAGCTACAATATACGATATTCAAGAAGAACTAAAGCAAAGAGAAGTGTATAAGGTGCTATCAGAAACAGATGAACTTACAAAAGCCTACAACAGAAGATTCTTTGATGAGATTTTAGATGCTTTAGTAGATGCTTACAAAAACAAAACGGCTCCTTTTTCTCTAATAATATTTGATATAGATGATTTTAAAAAAATAAACGACACCTATGGACACGACGCTGGGGATTTGATACTAAAACGTATATCGGAGCTCGTGAAAGCCAACATAAGACAAGAAGATATTTTTTGTAGGATAGGTGGGGAAGAGTTTGCCATTATACTAAAACAGATAGATATATTTGGAGCGTATGTTGTTTCAGAAAAACTAAGGAAAATAGTAGAAACTACAAACTTCACTTACAAGGACAAAACTATAAAAACCACCATTAGCCTTGGCGTAGCTGAGTTTGGTAAAAACGATACAAAAGAAACCTTGTTTAAAAAAGCCGATAGAGCATTGTATGTATCAAAAACCTCTGGTAAAAACATGAGTTATTTATTTTTTGGAGATTTTATGGAAGTATGA
- a CDS encoding TQO small subunit DoxD, with translation MESVSGYSSKSVSSSNIDILQLLAFVVLPVRLVYAWMYISAPLRRVVLASGKLDPNSPLWVGHKFNSFLPHASNILWLHDFVRYLVLHPDLLASFLWVFTIIEFLTGLGIALGLLSRLSAIGGTLLPLGMLLGAGWQGATCLDEWQIGSTGVAMGLTLFFAGSGVLSVDCLLMNKYPKLKESGWFKWLGSGTLFDSPAFNKMAIVGALFALFVTMGTNQYFQGGVWGKLHNFGKVLDVKVYDAHIQNGDLVFEAYRISGSSAAMAWIPKIDLIKDGKVVYTWDQKAITSLPPSSVKNIYINKAKINQYALGMRLGAKAIITLPLPQNLNLTHGQYTLVLHEIGGQKFSTTFTY, from the coding sequence ATGGAAAGTGTCAGCGGTTATTCATCTAAAAGTGTTTCAAGTAGTAACATAGATATATTACAGCTACTTGCGTTTGTAGTTTTACCAGTAAGACTGGTATACGCCTGGATGTATATATCTGCACCATTGAGAAGGGTGGTTTTAGCCAGCGGAAAGCTGGATCCAAATTCACCTTTGTGGGTAGGGCATAAATTCAATTCCTTTTTGCCTCACGCATCAAATATACTATGGCTTCATGATTTTGTTAGATACTTGGTGCTTCATCCAGATCTTTTGGCTAGTTTTCTATGGGTATTTACTATAATAGAATTTCTTACTGGTTTAGGCATAGCTCTTGGGCTTTTATCAAGACTTAGCGCTATTGGTGGGACGCTTTTACCCCTTGGAATGCTCTTAGGAGCAGGTTGGCAAGGTGCCACATGCCTTGATGAATGGCAAATAGGCTCTACGGGTGTTGCAATGGGACTGACGTTATTTTTTGCCGGAAGCGGTGTTTTAAGCGTGGACTGTCTTTTGATGAACAAATATCCAAAACTTAAAGAGAGCGGATGGTTTAAATGGCTTGGTAGTGGCACACTTTTTGACAGCCCTGCCTTTAACAAAATGGCTATAGTTGGTGCTCTTTTTGCTTTATTTGTCACGATGGGGACAAATCAATACTTCCAAGGCGGTGTATGGGGTAAGCTTCACAACTTTGGCAAAGTCCTTGATGTAAAAGTATACGATGCGCATATACAAAATGGAGATCTCGTTTTTGAAGCCTATAGAATAAGTGGAAGCTCTGCTGCTATGGCTTGGATACCAAAGATAGATCTTATCAAAGATGGTAAAGTAGTTTATACCTGGGATCAAAAAGCGATAACATCTTTACCACCTTCAAGTGTAAAAAATATATACATAAACAAAGCTAAGATAAATCAATACGCTCTTGGTATGAGATTAGGTGCTAAGGCGATAATCACCTTACCGCTTCCACAAAATCTAAATTTAACACATGGTCAATATACTCTTGTATTACATGAAATAGGTGGTCAAAAGTTCAGCACAACATTTACCTACTAA